A genomic segment from Eulemur rufifrons isolate Redbay chromosome 19, OSU_ERuf_1, whole genome shotgun sequence encodes:
- the GEMIN6 gene encoding gem-associated protein 6, with amino-acid sequence MSEWMKKGPLEWQDYIYKEVRVTASEKNEYKGWVLTTDPVSANIVLVNFLEDGSMSVTGIMGHAVQTVETVSEGDHRVREKLMHLFMSGDCKAYSPEDLEKRKNSLKKWLEKNHIPITEQGDSKRTLCVAGVLTIDPPYGPENCSSSNEIILSRVQDLIQGHLAASQ; translated from the exons atgagtgaatggatgaagaaaggCCCGTTAGAATGGCAAGATTACATTTACAAAGAGGTCAGAGTGACAGCCAGCGAGAAGAACGAGTATAAAGGATGGGTTTTAACTACAGACCCAGTCTCTGCCAA TATCGTCCTCGTGAACTTCCTTGAAGATGGCAGCATGTCTGTCACCGGAATTATGGGACATGCTGTGCAGACTGTTGAAACTGTGAGTGAAGGGGACCATAGAGTGAGGGAGAAGCTGATGCATTTGTTCATGTCTGGAGACTGCAAAGCATACAGCCCTGAGGatctggaaaagagaaagaacagtctAAAGAAATGGCTTGAGAAGAACCATATCCCCATCACCGAACAGGGAGATTCGAAGAGGACTCTATGTGTGGCAGGGGTCCTGACTATAGACCCACCATATGGTCCAGAAAATTGCAGCAGCTCTAATGAGATTATTCTGTCCCGTGTTCAGGATCTTATTCAAGGACATCTTGCAGCTTCTCAATGA
- the LOC138399497 gene encoding tetratricopeptide repeat protein 39B-like, protein MSLSVSKRENKEVKVTRSLILNKRENDQEDSFEDAYEIIPAATTMNLVTSLEECTTGLYLFLNNRFSDAINLIHPWSKNSSYHALIYSILMVVKAILTFEPQDIEIGMATTKEALKTCNIFRKPRMMTLSRLVSKQGIKAIREEELHAEICYAECLVLKSSMTFIQDDSILGFLKSGFNIGSSYHIYKDCQQVLTQMPNNQSKAHKHLVGGIKFGLGTFNLMLSLVPPRTLKLLNIIGFTGEREVGLALLHESASETHINNILSVLTLLFYYNYIYVAFGVENIYNSATEGLFLIYLQKFPNCVILRFFHARSSMLNGNFENAQLKLEECIFIQNEWKQVHHLCYWELMWCHIFMQDWRQAYYYADLLSQHSRWSKAIYMYSKAVILALLPPDFGKAINEDMNSLFARVDSLRMKFLGTSVPIEKFVAEKGQRYGTTTGWFTAQPLLEFIYAWSGFRVMSKKLELISRWLSIINKGEDLLQENPNKEYGTDDISLLNLLKGLCLKHLGKYSMAEHYFNRVIQQEKLLKYDHYLVPYTYYELGILHYVKGDYESATKSLDNIKNYKDYSMEARLQFRAHIALGQIAKEK, encoded by the coding sequence ATGTCACTCTCTGtaagtaaaagggaaaataaggagGTCAAGGTAACTAGATCACTTAttctaaataaaagagaaaatgatcagGAGGACAGTTTTGAAGACGCCTATGAAATCATCCCTGCAGCAACAACAATGAATCTAGTAACTTCCTTGGAAGAATGCACAACtggattatatttatttcttaataacagATTCTCAGATGCAATAAACCTCATTCATCCATGGTCTAAAAACAGCTCATACCATGCCCTAATATATAGTATCCTTATGGTTGTCAAGGCCATCCTGACTTTTGAGCCACAGGATATAGAGATTGGAATGGCCACCACGAAGGAAGCTTTGAAAACCTGTAACATTTTCCGAAAACCTAGGATGATGACTTTGTCTCGTCTAGTGAGTAAACAAGGAATAAAAGCTATCAGAGAAGAGGAATTGCACGCAGAAATCTGTTATGCCGAGTGTTTGGTTTTGAAATCCTCCATGACGTTTATACAGGATGACAGTATACTTGGTTTTCTTAAAAGTGGGTTCAACATTGGGTCAAGTTACCATATATACAAAGATTGTCAACAAGTATTAACACAGATGCCTAACAACCAAAGTAAAGCCCACAAACACCTGGTTGGAGGAATAAAATTTGGACTTGGAACATTCAATTTGATGTTATCACTTGTGCCACCAAGGACACTTAAACTACTCAATATCATTGGATTTACTGGTGAGAGAGAGGTAGGCTTGGCTTTGCTTCATGAGAGTGCATCTGAAACCCATATAAATAATATCTTAAGTGTTTTGACTCTACTCTTTTATTACAATTATATCTATGTTGCTTTTGGTGTTGAAAACATTTACAATTCTGCTACAGAGGGTCTCTTCCTAATTTACCTCCAGAAATTTCCAAACTGCGTCATACTTAGATTTTTTCATGCACGTTCTAGTATGTTgaatggaaattttgaaaatgcacAGTTAAAATTAGAAGAGTGCATTTTTATTCAGAATGAATGGAAACAGGTTCATCACCTCTGTTACTGGGAACTCATGTGGTGCCACATTTTTATGCAGGATTGGAGGCAGGCTTACTACTACGCTGATTTACTGTCTCAACACAGCAGGTGGTCCAAGGCGATATATATGTACAGTAAAGCTGTAATACTGGCCTTGCTTCCTCCTGATTTTGGGAAAGCAATAAATGAGGATATGAACTCTCTCTTCGCAAGAGTAGATAGCCTGAGAATGAAATTTTTAGGCACTTCTGTGCCAATAGAAAAGTTTGTTGCTGAGAAGGGTCAGCGCTATGGTACTACTACAGGCTGGTTTACAGCACAGCCCCTTCTGGAATTCATTTATGCCTGGAGTGGTTTTCGAGTCATGAGCAAAAAATTAGAGCTTATTTCACGCTGGCTATCAATAATTAACAAAGGAGAAGACCTTTTACAAGAGAATCCAAATAAAGAGTATGGCACAGACGACATAAGTTTGTTAAATTTACTGAAAGGTCTATGCCTGAAACATTTAGGCAAATATTCAATGGCTGAACATTACTTTAATCGTGTCATTCAACAGGAGAAATTGTTAAAATATGACCACTATTTGGTGCCATACACTTACTATGAACTGGGAATTCTACACTATGTAAAAGGAGATTATGAGAGTGCAACAAAAAGTCTCGACAACATAAAAAACTACAAAGACTATTCCATGGAAGCCCGATTACAGTTTAGGGCTCACATAGCCCTTGGACAAATAGCTAAAGAAAAGTGA